In the genome of Segatella copri, one region contains:
- a CDS encoding helix-turn-helix transcriptional regulator, whose amino-acid sequence MKAKNSIRTKLRRLGFSLLKRESNYLDRQRQWLLVCFAVMLSLGILSNILGVSGAFDPFFTASNIVFLVVVVSSFAAYLLGKIGVVKGITFLAVATQVFIGMDILYSAFVPTLKDNTMVILINMLILAGNMFFSLAAYQARLTRWLVGIALGVYLVCVIVTGNESLRNYFFMMLLILLFISVLSLGIARNGEYLVNANKILQREEEELLQVLRINKKQIKAYVALAKERHDVKQTEHLLDLLGEASQKNVIDNVLQYIQTRELSKQNLERVFPELSSSEREICYLILQNKKLSEIGILLNKTESNITTQRGNIRKKLGMNPSDNLQKVLEKRIRE is encoded by the coding sequence ATGAAAGCAAAGAACTCAATAAGAACCAAGTTACGCAGGTTGGGATTCTCCTTGCTGAAGAGGGAATCCAATTACCTCGATCGCCAGCGCCAATGGCTTCTGGTATGTTTTGCCGTGATGCTTTCTCTAGGCATCCTGTCTAATATCCTGGGGGTGTCGGGAGCCTTCGATCCATTTTTTACAGCATCCAACATCGTCTTTCTGGTAGTTGTGGTGTCCTCGTTCGCTGCCTATCTCTTGGGTAAGATAGGGGTGGTGAAAGGGATAACCTTCCTTGCAGTAGCAACCCAGGTTTTCATAGGCATGGATATTCTGTATAGTGCCTTCGTGCCTACCTTGAAAGATAATACGATGGTAATTCTCATCAACATGCTCATTCTTGCCGGCAACATGTTTTTCTCGCTGGCAGCTTATCAGGCTCGTCTTACCCGCTGGCTGGTAGGCATAGCCTTGGGAGTTTACCTAGTCTGTGTGATAGTTACGGGCAATGAATCACTGCGTAATTATTTCTTTATGATGCTGTTGATACTGCTGTTTATCAGTGTGCTGAGTCTGGGCATTGCCCGAAATGGCGAGTATCTGGTAAATGCCAATAAAATATTGCAGCGAGAAGAGGAGGAACTGCTCCAGGTGTTGAGAATCAACAAGAAGCAGATTAAGGCATACGTGGCATTGGCCAAGGAGCGGCATGATGTGAAGCAGACCGAGCATTTGCTGGATTTGCTGGGTGAGGCATCGCAGAAGAATGTGATAGATAATGTATTGCAGTATATTCAGACCCGGGAATTGAGCAAGCAGAATCTGGAGCGTGTTTTTCCGGAATTGAGTTCATCTGAGAGGGAAATCTGTTATCTCATCCTGCAGAATAAGAAGTTGAGTGAAATCGGTATCCTGCTCAATAAGACAGAATCCAATATCACCACCCAGCGTGGCAATATCCGAAAGAAGCTGGGGATGAATCCTTCTGATAATCTGCAGAAAGTATTAGAAAAGAGGATAAGGGAATGA
- a CDS encoding carcinine hydrolase/isopenicillin-N N-acyltransferase family protein, with amino-acid sequence MKRNNTFNSKRIQWLMFACLTFCFTFFMVMVSSCSDDDPEEVYNQAHYQDVPASLLTDAKKLEMVRSIQDLKDGRFFYLDYTEDYKLPTISGFNLTDNTHLIGAVLKTLCDKTPSWLKARVKLDAGCSAFAVTTPDTGDYLMGRNFDYSHDNEPIAAALVRTAPEGGLKSISMVDAYWIGYRQDLWHYILYNKAEFEKNKTQDLSYIMAFPYLLMDGMNEAGFAVSVLHLDGKPTQQASTGKKLTTTVALRMMLDHARTVDEALKILDGYDLWIPDNDGNYHFYMADATGRYAIVEFVYDKEHQSKIYIDDEYTGEDGKTYFKYPDILPNTREVIEKRYASNFYVSETMACSDKGPKLSNHGKTRYDIMEFVIKQNNNQLSEEGAMNLLNGVSQAETPGNPTSHTQWSVVYNLSQRKATVCVNRDYKNKFTFNLK; translated from the coding sequence ATGAAAAGAAACAATACTTTCAACAGCAAGCGCATTCAGTGGCTAATGTTTGCATGCTTAACTTTCTGCTTTACCTTCTTCATGGTTATGGTGTCTTCGTGCAGCGATGATGACCCAGAAGAAGTATACAACCAGGCTCACTATCAGGACGTACCGGCCAGTCTGCTGACCGATGCCAAGAAACTGGAGATGGTAAGGTCTATCCAGGACTTGAAAGACGGAAGATTCTTCTATCTTGACTATACGGAGGATTATAAACTCCCTACCATATCAGGATTCAATCTCACCGACAACACCCATCTGATTGGTGCCGTATTGAAAACCCTCTGCGACAAGACGCCATCCTGGCTCAAGGCAAGGGTTAAGCTGGATGCAGGCTGCAGTGCCTTTGCCGTGACGACACCCGATACGGGCGATTATCTGATGGGGCGCAACTTTGATTACTCCCATGATAATGAACCGATAGCAGCTGCCCTGGTTCGTACGGCACCCGAAGGCGGACTGAAATCCATCAGTATGGTGGATGCCTACTGGATAGGTTACCGACAGGATCTCTGGCATTACATCCTATATAACAAGGCTGAGTTTGAGAAGAATAAGACGCAAGACCTATCCTATATCATGGCATTCCCATATCTCCTGATGGACGGTATGAACGAGGCTGGCTTTGCCGTTTCCGTGCTCCATCTCGACGGCAAACCGACCCAGCAGGCTAGTACGGGAAAGAAATTGACTACAACCGTTGCCTTGCGCATGATGTTGGATCATGCCAGAACTGTGGATGAAGCTCTCAAGATTCTGGACGGATATGATCTCTGGATACCGGATAACGACGGCAACTATCATTTCTACATGGCAGATGCCACGGGCCGTTATGCCATCGTAGAATTCGTGTATGATAAGGAGCATCAGAGCAAGATTTACATAGACGATGAATATACGGGTGAGGATGGCAAGACTTATTTTAAATATCCTGACATTTTACCAAACACCCGCGAGGTGATAGAAAAGCGCTATGCCAGCAACTTCTATGTATCTGAAACCATGGCATGTTCTGATAAAGGTCCGAAGCTCTCGAACCACGGCAAGACCCGCTATGACATAATGGAATTCGTCATCAAGCAGAACAACAATCAGTTGTCTGAGGAAGGAGCCATGAATCTGCTCAATGGCGTGAGTCAGGCAGAAACTCCGGGCAATCCTACGAGCCATACCCAGTGGTCGGTGGTGTATAATCTTTCTCAGCGCAAGGCTACGGTCTGTGTGAATCGAGACTATAAGAATAAATTTACGTTCAACTTAAAATAG
- a CDS encoding ATP-binding protein → MKRIERTEYLNKLIAFKDKSLIKVITGIRRCGKSTIMEIYRDWLKKQGVHDDQIIYLNFEDYDFYELRNPHNLYAYIKPLVHQDKMTYIFFDEIQHVEDFPDIINSLNLKPTVDLYITGSNAYMLSSEIATLLSGRYVEIAMLPLSFREYVEGIGGTDNLPKAYTDYITRSSFPYTLELDTPAEIGDYLNGVYNTIVVKDIMSRKKLPDVMMLESVIRFTADNIGNILSTKRIADIMTADGRKIDQKTVERYLTALCETFFVYETKRYNIKGKQLLKTLGKYYLVDIGLRRMLLGSRSFDAGRILENIVYLELLHRQQKVYIGKMDNLEVDFVAIDENDITYYQVAATVRDEATLKRELASLQQINDQYPKYILTLDEDPTADYNGIKRINALRWLMGEIELSQKKVWK, encoded by the coding sequence ATGAAACGAATAGAAAGAACGGAATATCTCAATAAGCTGATTGCTTTCAAAGACAAGTCTCTTATCAAAGTGATAACCGGCATTCGCCGTTGCGGAAAATCCACCATTATGGAGATTTATCGTGACTGGCTTAAGAAGCAAGGTGTCCATGACGACCAAATCATCTATCTCAATTTCGAGGATTACGACTTCTATGAGCTTCGCAATCCACATAATTTATATGCTTATATCAAGCCATTGGTTCATCAAGACAAGATGACTTATATCTTCTTTGATGAGATACAACATGTGGAAGATTTCCCAGACATCATCAACAGTCTCAACCTGAAGCCAACAGTAGATCTCTATATTACGGGGTCGAATGCATATATGCTGTCAAGCGAAATCGCCACATTATTATCCGGAAGATATGTGGAAATCGCCATGCTTCCCCTTTCATTCAGAGAGTATGTAGAAGGCATCGGCGGAACCGACAATCTTCCAAAAGCCTATACAGACTACATCACAAGGAGCAGTTTTCCATATACCCTTGAACTGGATACTCCCGCTGAAATCGGCGACTACCTGAATGGTGTATATAACACCATTGTGGTAAAGGATATCATGAGCAGGAAGAAATTACCCGACGTCATGATGCTGGAAAGTGTTATCCGTTTTACAGCAGACAACATCGGCAACATCCTATCCACCAAGCGTATAGCCGACATCATGACTGCCGACGGAAGAAAAATAGACCAGAAAACCGTGGAACGATATCTGACTGCACTCTGCGAAACCTTCTTCGTATATGAAACCAAAAGATACAACATCAAGGGTAAGCAGCTGCTCAAGACACTGGGTAAATATTATCTTGTGGATATCGGTTTGAGAAGAATGCTCCTAGGTTCCCGCTCATTCGATGCCGGCCGCATCCTGGAGAACATCGTTTATCTGGAACTACTCCATCGCCAGCAGAAAGTATATATCGGAAAGATGGATAATCTGGAAGTAGATTTTGTAGCAATTGATGAAAATGATATCACGTATTACCAGGTAGCAGCCACCGTTAGAGATGAGGCTACCTTAAAACGTGAATTGGCATCTCTTCAGCAAATCAATGACCAATATCCTAAGTATATCCTTACACTCGATGAAGACCCTACTGCCGATTACAACGGTATCAAGAGAATCAATGCCCTAAGATGGCTGATGGGAGAAATAGAGTTGAGCCAAAAGAAGGTTTGGAAGTGA
- the fldA gene encoding flavodoxin FldA, with product MKTTIVIYGSSTGSCQSIAETIASKLGVEAVDVANIDDATVASHENLLLGTSTWGAGEMQDDWYDGVKTLKSVGLAGKTVALFGCGDSESYPDTFCGGMKELYDAAVEAGATVLPGVSTDGYTYDDSEAIEDGKFLGLALDEVNEDDKTEERIDAWLEAIKPAL from the coding sequence ATGAAAACAACTATCGTAATTTATGGCTCTTCCACTGGCTCATGCCAGTCGATTGCCGAAACCATCGCCTCTAAGTTGGGCGTGGAAGCTGTAGATGTAGCTAACATCGATGATGCTACTGTCGCAAGTCATGAGAATCTTCTTCTCGGTACTTCTACATGGGGTGCCGGCGAGATGCAGGATGACTGGTATGATGGCGTGAAGACGCTGAAGAGTGTCGGCTTGGCAGGCAAGACTGTGGCCCTGTTTGGTTGTGGCGACAGCGAGTCTTACCCTGATACATTCTGCGGTGGCATGAAGGAGCTCTATGATGCTGCTGTTGAGGCTGGTGCTACCGTATTGCCTGGTGTTTCTACTGATGGATACACCTATGATGACAGTGAGGCGATTGAGGACGGCAAGTTCTTGGGACTCGCACTCGACGAGGTGAATGAGGACGACAAGACTGAGGAGCGCATCGATGCCTGGCTTGAGGCCATCAAACCAGCGTTATAA